The following are from one region of the Gryllotalpicola protaetiae genome:
- a CDS encoding RNA polymerase sigma factor, translating to MGAGFEWPDEEYTSLLAEHGERLTRLAYLLTGNRADAEDAVQDAVISVARNWRAMSKQSPVGYLRTAVTRRAIDIVRKRRHLPLDELLDLGRPDAGFLRLEDDLEFTRLLQELPEKQRAVLVLRYHQQLDDREIAHVLGCTQATVRSQASRGLAKLRERTDPDVRPIRGGELNGSGRTA from the coding sequence GTGGGCGCCGGCTTCGAGTGGCCTGACGAGGAGTACACCTCGTTGCTCGCCGAGCACGGCGAGCGGCTCACGCGGCTCGCCTATCTGCTGACCGGCAACCGCGCCGACGCCGAGGACGCCGTGCAGGACGCCGTGATCTCGGTCGCCAGGAACTGGCGCGCGATGTCGAAGCAGTCGCCGGTCGGCTATCTGCGCACCGCGGTCACGCGGCGCGCGATCGACATCGTACGGAAGCGCAGGCACCTGCCGCTCGACGAGCTGCTCGATCTCGGGCGACCGGACGCAGGCTTCCTGCGACTCGAGGACGATCTCGAGTTCACCCGGCTGCTGCAGGAGCTGCCCGAGAAGCAGCGGGCCGTGCTCGTGCTGCGCTACCACCAGCAGCTCGACGACCGCGAGATCGCGCACGTGCTCGGGTGCACGCAGGCGACGGTGCGCTCGCAGGCGTCGCGCGGCCTCGCGAAGCTGCGGGAACGCACAGACCCCGACGTGCGTCCGATTCGAGGAGGTGAGCTGAATGGGTCCGGAAGAACGGCTTGA
- a CDS encoding cation diffusion facilitator family transporter produces the protein MSHDHDHAGQGGGASRRRLAIAFAITCVILIAQIVGAAITGSLALIVDAGHVLTDAGGLAMALLAASLATRPATSRRTWGYARAEVLAATAQAAVLLGVGLFVLVEGVHRLIDPPPIAAGGLLIFGVIGLAGNAIAIAVLLGARRANFNLRAAFLEVVNDALGSLGVIVAAIVIATTGWLRADAAAAILIGILILPRAFRLLRQTVDVLLESAPAGLDLDEVRAHLLGVEHVRQVHDLHASQIATGLPVLSAHVTVDAQCFRDGHTPQILDQLQECVAQHFPVSVEHSTFQLEPAAHQRHEHTPHGG, from the coding sequence GTGAGCCACGACCACGATCACGCAGGCCAGGGCGGCGGTGCCAGCCGCCGCCGGCTGGCGATCGCGTTCGCGATCACCTGCGTCATCCTGATCGCGCAGATCGTGGGCGCGGCGATCACCGGATCGCTCGCGTTGATCGTCGACGCCGGGCATGTGCTGACGGATGCCGGGGGATTGGCCATGGCTCTGCTCGCCGCCTCGCTCGCGACGAGGCCCGCGACGAGTCGCCGCACCTGGGGCTACGCGCGCGCCGAGGTGCTCGCCGCGACGGCGCAGGCCGCCGTGCTGCTCGGGGTCGGGCTGTTCGTGCTCGTCGAGGGCGTGCACCGACTGATCGACCCGCCGCCGATCGCAGCGGGCGGCCTGCTGATCTTCGGCGTCATCGGACTCGCCGGCAATGCGATCGCGATCGCGGTGCTGCTGGGTGCCCGACGGGCGAACTTCAACCTGCGCGCCGCGTTCCTCGAGGTGGTGAACGACGCGCTCGGCTCGCTCGGGGTGATCGTGGCGGCCATTGTCATTGCGACGACCGGGTGGCTGCGCGCCGACGCGGCGGCGGCGATCCTGATCGGCATCCTGATCCTGCCGCGCGCCTTCCGGCTGCTGCGGCAGACGGTCGACGTGCTGCTCGAGTCGGCGCCGGCCGGGCTCGACCTCGACGAGGTGCGCGCGCACCTGCTCGGCGTCGAGCACGTGCGGCAGGTGCACGACCTGCACGCGAGCCAGATCGCCACCGGGCTGCCGGTGCTGAGCGCGCACGTCACGGTCGACGCGCAGTGCTTCCGCGACGGGCACACGCCGCAGATCCTCGACCAGCTGCAGGAGTGCGTCGCCCAGCACTTCCCGGTGAGCGTCGAGCACTCGACGTTCCAGCTCGAGCCGGCCGCCCACCAGCGGCATGAGCACACGCCGCACGGCGGCTGA
- a CDS encoding LLM class F420-dependent oxidoreductase, which yields MTISLGYQIPNFTYPGGVETLFDTVKAQALEAEASGFDTVLVMDHFYQLPGIGTPDQPMMEAYSTLAALAASTSTIQLSALVTGNTYRNPAALAKTVSTLDVISHGRAILGIGAGWFELEHEQLGFDFDTFTERFEKLDEALQIIHPMLRDERPEFTGKWYRVHGAMNVPRFRDSIPIMLGGQGERKTFRLAARFADHMNIIAPIDDLPRKLQVLKQRAEEIDRDPATLPTSYLASVALVESQAEADAVLARIPEDRRSRAFVGTAEVLAERIGNDIIGAGVDGIIVNAPTNGHVPGVVSALGEALAPLVR from the coding sequence GTGACGATCTCACTCGGTTACCAGATTCCCAACTTCACCTACCCCGGCGGCGTCGAGACGCTCTTCGACACCGTCAAGGCCCAGGCGCTCGAGGCAGAGGCCAGCGGCTTCGACACGGTCCTCGTGATGGACCACTTCTACCAGCTTCCCGGCATCGGCACTCCCGACCAGCCGATGATGGAGGCCTACTCGACGCTGGCGGCGCTCGCGGCGTCCACCAGCACCATCCAATTGTCCGCGCTCGTGACGGGCAACACCTACCGCAACCCCGCGGCGCTCGCCAAGACGGTGAGCACCCTCGACGTGATCAGCCACGGCCGCGCCATCCTCGGCATCGGGGCCGGCTGGTTCGAGCTCGAGCACGAGCAGCTCGGCTTCGACTTCGACACCTTCACCGAGCGGTTCGAGAAGCTCGACGAGGCGCTGCAGATCATCCACCCGATGCTGCGCGACGAGCGGCCCGAGTTCACCGGCAAGTGGTACCGCGTGCATGGGGCGATGAACGTGCCGCGCTTCCGCGACAGCATCCCGATCATGCTGGGCGGCCAGGGCGAGCGGAAGACCTTCCGCCTCGCGGCCCGCTTCGCCGACCACATGAACATCATCGCGCCGATCGACGATCTGCCCCGCAAACTGCAGGTGCTGAAGCAGCGTGCGGAGGAGATCGACCGCGACCCCGCCACGCTGCCGACCAGCTACCTCGCGAGCGTGGCGCTCGTCGAGAGCCAGGCAGAGGCGGATGCCGTGCTGGCCCGCATTCCGGAGGACCGGCGCAGCCGCGCCTTCGTCGGCACCGCCGAGGTGCTCGCCGAGCGCATCGGGAACGACATCATCGGCGCGGGCGTCGACGGCATCATCGTGAACGCGCCCACGAACGGGCACGTGCCGGGTGTGGTCTCGGCTCTCGGCGAGGCCCTCGCGCCGCTCGTGCGCTGA
- a CDS encoding carboxymuconolactone decarboxylase family protein has product MFIATVPEDSATGDLAEYYTKQRAAWGFLPNYAPAFSTRPDVAAAWNAMNHAVRDGMDRRRFEIATIAAARELRSTYCTAAHSGFLRDVCGDEQAMLAIAGDPSGAGLDAVDQAVYTFSAKVARDAASVEQADVDAVRAVGLSDADIADIVFAAAARSFFARVLDALGARLDAQTAATFAPEVRTAMVVGRAPADD; this is encoded by the coding sequence GTGTTCATCGCGACCGTTCCCGAAGACAGCGCCACCGGCGATCTCGCCGAGTACTACACCAAGCAGCGCGCCGCGTGGGGCTTCCTGCCGAACTACGCGCCGGCGTTCTCGACGCGGCCCGACGTCGCCGCGGCCTGGAACGCCATGAACCACGCCGTCCGCGACGGCATGGACCGGCGCCGCTTCGAGATCGCGACCATCGCGGCCGCTCGGGAGTTGCGGTCCACCTACTGCACCGCGGCCCATTCGGGCTTCCTGCGCGACGTCTGCGGCGACGAGCAGGCGATGCTCGCGATCGCCGGCGACCCCAGTGGCGCCGGGCTCGACGCCGTCGATCAGGCGGTCTACACGTTCTCTGCGAAGGTCGCGCGCGACGCGGCATCCGTCGAGCAAGCAGATGTGGATGCCGTGCGCGCCGTCGGCCTGAGCGATGCCGACATCGCGGACATCGTCTTCGCCGCCGCCGCTCGCTCATTCTTCGCCCGGGTCCTCGACGCGCTCGGCGCGCGACTCGACGCACAGACCGCCGCGACCTTCGCCCCCGAGGTACGCACGGCGATGGTCGTCGGTCGCGCGCCTGCCGACGACTGA
- a CDS encoding TetR/AcrR family transcriptional regulator, translating into MTDRPTSKRADAARNRQRILDAARAAFAETGTETSMAEVARRSEVGMATLYRNFASRRELLEALLVDEVDEVCAAAAAVEGDSPEERLTAWLRRFFQYVSTKRPVVIALVEHTDRTNPVFDTRSRMLAAGQPLLSAAQEAHRIAENVGLDQILDLVVAIAKIPGTAEYRQPLLDAALAGLRQRGT; encoded by the coding sequence ATGACCGACCGCCCGACCTCCAAACGGGCCGACGCCGCCCGCAACCGCCAGCGGATCCTCGATGCGGCGCGCGCCGCGTTCGCCGAGACCGGGACGGAGACCTCGATGGCGGAAGTGGCCCGGAGATCAGAGGTCGGCATGGCGACGCTCTACCGCAATTTCGCGAGCCGCCGCGAACTCCTGGAAGCGCTTTTGGTCGACGAGGTCGACGAGGTCTGCGCCGCCGCCGCCGCGGTCGAGGGCGACAGCCCGGAGGAGCGACTCACGGCCTGGCTGCGCCGGTTCTTCCAGTACGTCTCCACGAAACGACCGGTCGTCATCGCCTTGGTGGAGCACACGGACAGAACCAACCCCGTTTTCGACACTCGCAGCCGAATGCTCGCCGCCGGACAGCCGCTGCTCTCCGCTGCCCAGGAGGCGCACCGGATCGCCGAGAACGTCGGTCTCGACCAGATCCTCGATCTCGTCGTCGCCATCGCGAAGATCCCCGGCACGGCCGAATACCGACAGCCGCTCCTCGACGCGGCACTCGCCGGGCTGCGGCAGCGCGGTACGTGA
- a CDS encoding sensor histidine kinase: MPVPHPRWRVVLTATPYVVLGVLVIFSLAVQWGQWAHLGPSLVLCGAAALWVLALRDLPLPWRGNRVTVAVLVGGMIVLNLLLVLRDGWFGFLTVATFSFAYSMIAWPWELLPVAATAVVAGWAQSSDFGHDPVGVFATATVIALNIAVMCGLSWGLSLAQQQAQRAATEAERSRLAREIHDTLAQSFAGIVTQLQAAEQAADGAARARHADAALALARDGLAEARRSVQALRPAALDAVRLPEALGNVARGWSARTGIPVDVVAPGGGRELRTETEVALLRTAQEALANVEQHAAAHRVVLELRTTGTRARLEVRDDGCGFDQSAARGPTVGGYGLVAMRERIESVAGTLAVESHPGRGTAVRAEVPA; encoded by the coding sequence GTGCCCGTCCCGCACCCGCGCTGGCGTGTCGTCCTCACGGCGACGCCGTACGTCGTGCTCGGCGTGCTGGTGATCTTCTCGCTGGCGGTGCAGTGGGGGCAGTGGGCGCACCTCGGCCCGTCTCTCGTGCTGTGCGGCGCGGCGGCGCTCTGGGTGCTCGCCCTGCGCGACCTGCCGCTGCCGTGGCGCGGCAACCGTGTGACAGTCGCGGTGCTCGTCGGCGGAATGATCGTGCTCAACCTGCTGCTCGTGCTGCGCGACGGCTGGTTCGGCTTCCTCACCGTCGCGACCTTCTCGTTCGCGTACTCGATGATCGCCTGGCCCTGGGAGTTGCTGCCCGTCGCCGCGACGGCGGTCGTCGCGGGCTGGGCTCAGAGCTCGGATTTCGGCCACGACCCGGTCGGTGTCTTCGCCACCGCGACGGTGATCGCGCTCAACATCGCCGTCATGTGCGGGCTGTCGTGGGGGCTCAGTCTCGCGCAGCAGCAGGCGCAGCGCGCGGCGACCGAGGCGGAGCGCTCGCGGCTCGCGCGCGAGATCCACGACACGCTCGCCCAGAGCTTCGCGGGCATCGTGACGCAGCTGCAGGCGGCGGAGCAGGCAGCCGACGGCGCGGCACGGGCGAGGCATGCGGATGCCGCGCTCGCGCTGGCGCGCGACGGCCTCGCCGAGGCGCGCCGCTCGGTGCAGGCGCTCCGGCCCGCCGCACTCGACGCCGTGAGGTTGCCCGAGGCCCTCGGGAACGTCGCCCGCGGCTGGTCGGCGCGCACCGGCATTCCCGTCGACGTCGTCGCGCCCGGCGGCGGCCGCGAGCTGCGCACCGAGACCGAAGTCGCCTTGCTGCGCACCGCGCAGGAGGCGCTCGCGAACGTCGAGCAGCACGCCGCCGCGCACCGGGTCGTCCTCGAGCTGCGCACGACGGGCACGCGGGCACGGCTCGAGGTGCGTGACGACGGCTGCGGCTTCGACCAGTCGGCCGCACGGGGGCCGACAGTGGGCGGCTACGGCCTCGTCGCCATGCGCGAGCGCATCGAGTCGGTGGCGGGGACGCTCGCGGTCGAGTCGCACCCGGGCCGCGGCACGGCGGTGCGTGCCGAGGTGCCCGCGTGA
- a CDS encoding CG0192-related protein yields the protein MAIIHDATLTPTKTELLTGWLPRQPWFPAGAEAVEPRRIGAFRFDDPEGEVGVETLIVRVPGAAPLQVPLTYRGAPLAGADEWLIGTLEHSVLGTRWVYDGLGDPVYLSELARAALQGGAEVEQHRDGPDGPVPIPSTAHVHGSGEAGAPVRELADLAIEVVRVLDGGADAASAPHLTGTWPGQSEPVLLAVVRAA from the coding sequence ATGGCGATCATCCACGACGCGACGCTCACGCCGACGAAGACCGAGCTGCTGACGGGGTGGCTGCCACGGCAGCCGTGGTTCCCCGCCGGTGCCGAGGCTGTCGAGCCCCGACGCATCGGCGCGTTCCGCTTCGACGACCCCGAGGGCGAGGTCGGTGTCGAGACGCTGATCGTGCGTGTTCCCGGCGCGGCGCCGCTGCAGGTGCCGCTGACCTACCGCGGCGCGCCGCTCGCGGGCGCCGACGAGTGGCTGATCGGAACCCTCGAGCACTCGGTGCTCGGCACGCGATGGGTCTACGACGGACTCGGCGACCCCGTCTATCTGAGTGAGCTCGCGCGCGCGGCGCTGCAGGGCGGCGCCGAGGTCGAGCAGCACCGCGACGGCCCCGACGGCCCCGTTCCGATCCCGTCGACGGCGCACGTGCACGGCAGCGGCGAGGCGGGCGCGCCGGTGCGCGAGCTCGCGGACCTCGCGATCGAGGTGGTGCGCGTGCTCGACGGCGGCGCGGATGCGGCATCCGCCCCGCATCTGACCGGAACCTGGCCCGGCCAGAGCGAGCCGGTCCTGCTCGCGGTCGTGCGCGCCGCGTGA
- a CDS encoding MFS transporter, with protein MSSAQRAAWLRPAVAIFIVGWGANMFVPMLDVYRGALSDVQVDGLFGAYALGLIPALLVVAPISDRWGRRAVLRPVVLLSAVGSLLLMLAGDSFTGLLIGRIVVGVAAGAAFGPGTAWVKELSERDGRGAAGARRAAIALTAGFAVGPLISGILAQWLPLPERTPYAVQIVLALVVAAYVWITPETVDSARRPSGPGGERGRLGAALSGRVFLAAILPTAPWVFGAASASLAALPAQVKLDGFDEVASGVVAIVTLGTGILIQPWARSLAQRSRPAPFRVGMGAAVLGLLLGAATAATHSALLLAPTAVALGAAYGLLLVSGLGVVEELAPPGALAALTGIFYSVTYVGFAFPLLDSLFAPVVTGPGAFLIAAAIAGAAFFGLAVAWKPRRAARE; from the coding sequence ATGAGTTCTGCACAGCGCGCCGCCTGGCTGCGCCCCGCCGTCGCGATTTTCATCGTCGGCTGGGGCGCCAACATGTTCGTGCCGATGCTCGACGTCTATCGGGGTGCGCTCAGCGATGTCCAGGTCGACGGGCTGTTCGGCGCCTACGCACTCGGGCTGATTCCGGCGCTGCTCGTCGTCGCCCCGATCTCCGACCGGTGGGGGCGGCGGGCGGTGCTGCGCCCCGTTGTGCTGCTCTCGGCGGTCGGGTCGCTGCTGCTCATGCTCGCCGGCGACTCGTTCACGGGGCTGCTCATCGGGCGCATCGTCGTCGGCGTCGCGGCCGGCGCCGCCTTCGGGCCGGGCACGGCGTGGGTCAAAGAGCTCTCAGAGCGTGACGGCCGAGGCGCAGCAGGTGCTCGCCGTGCCGCGATCGCGCTCACGGCGGGATTCGCGGTCGGGCCGCTGATCTCCGGCATCCTCGCGCAGTGGCTGCCGTTGCCGGAGCGCACACCGTATGCCGTACAGATCGTGCTCGCGCTCGTGGTCGCCGCGTACGTGTGGATCACGCCCGAGACCGTGGACTCGGCCAGGCGACCGAGCGGGCCGGGCGGTGAACGCGGCCGGCTCGGCGCCGCCCTCTCGGGCCGCGTCTTCCTCGCCGCGATCCTGCCGACGGCGCCCTGGGTGTTCGGCGCCGCCTCGGCGTCGCTCGCCGCGCTGCCCGCCCAGGTCAAGCTCGACGGCTTCGACGAAGTCGCGAGCGGAGTCGTCGCGATCGTGACGCTCGGCACCGGCATCCTGATCCAGCCGTGGGCGCGCAGCCTCGCACAGCGTTCGCGACCCGCACCGTTCCGTGTCGGAATGGGCGCGGCCGTGCTCGGCCTGCTGCTCGGCGCGGCCACCGCGGCCACTCACTCGGCCCTTCTGCTGGCGCCGACGGCGGTCGCGCTCGGCGCGGCCTACGGCCTGCTGCTCGTGAGCGGCCTCGGGGTCGTCGAAGAGCTTGCACCGCCTGGCGCGCTGGCGGCGCTGACCGGCATCTTCTACAGCGTCACCTACGTCGGCTTCGCGTTCCCGCTGCTCGACAGCCTGTTCGCGCCCGTCGTCACCGGGCCCGGCGCGTTCCTCATCGCCGCCGCGATCGCTGGGGCTGCGTTCTTCGGGCTCGCGGTCGCGTGGAAGCCGCGGAGAGCGGCGCGCGAATAG
- a CDS encoding response regulator, giving the protein MTDAAAPLRLLVVDDHPVVRDGIVGMVASDPGVEVVGEASDGAESLRLARVLDPDVVLMDLRMPGMDGVTAIREFDRLGLRARLVVLTTYDADADVLPAIEAGATGYLLKDAPRDELLRAIRAAAAGEAVLAPSVASRLVNRVRTPEASALTPRELEVLALVAGGATNRAAGERLHVSEATVKTHLLSVYTKLGVGDRAAAVAEGFRRGLLDD; this is encoded by the coding sequence GTGACCGACGCTGCCGCGCCCCTGCGCCTGCTCGTCGTCGACGACCACCCCGTCGTGCGCGACGGCATCGTCGGCATGGTCGCGAGCGATCCGGGGGTCGAGGTCGTCGGCGAGGCGTCGGACGGTGCGGAATCCCTACGGCTCGCCCGCGTGCTCGACCCCGATGTCGTTCTCATGGACCTGCGCATGCCCGGCATGGACGGCGTGACCGCCATCCGCGAGTTCGATCGGCTCGGCCTGCGCGCGCGCCTCGTCGTGCTGACGACCTACGACGCCGACGCCGACGTGCTGCCCGCCATCGAGGCGGGCGCGACGGGCTATCTGCTGAAGGATGCGCCGCGCGACGAGCTGCTGCGTGCGATCCGCGCGGCGGCCGCGGGCGAGGCGGTGCTCGCGCCGTCCGTCGCGTCGCGGCTCGTGAACCGGGTGCGAACGCCTGAGGCATCCGCCCTCACCCCACGCGAGCTCGAGGTGCTCGCCCTCGTGGCCGGCGGCGCGACGAACCGCGCGGCCGGCGAGCGGCTGCACGTGAGCGAGGCGACGGTGAAGACGCACCTGCTGAGCGTCTACACGAAGCTGGGCGTCGGCGACCGCGCCGCGGCCGTTGCCGAGGGCTTCCGCCGCGGCCTCCTCGACGACTGA
- a CDS encoding DHA2 family efflux MFS transporter permease subunit: MTGINLTIVNVALPSIGRDLHASVSSLQWVVSTYSLVMACLLLLSGSMADRFGRRRMFQLGLVLFALGSALCGLAPNVGWLIFFVGVQAVGGSMLNPVAMSIIVSVFTDRAERARAIGVWGSVIGITIAVGPVLGGVLVSGLGWRSVFWISVVIGIVAVILSLRFVPESRAARARAFDPFGQTLIIVLFASIIAATIEGPRRGWADPWIIGLFVLAALAFVGMLLIEPRRSEPLIDLRFFRSLPFSGANVISMVMTAGLGGFLFLTTLYLQDVRHVTPLRAGLMIIPMAVGQAVAANLSGRLVASRGDRLPLTLGGALLAIGAFLLVPLTAHTEIAYLLAAYAVFGLGVGMISPPVSHTAVSGMPLDQVGVAGALAASARQFGSAIGVAVTGSLVAGTGTGFIDSSHTAWIVLGSCGLLVLVLALASTSGRAKAAAARNGERLAMRLG, encoded by the coding sequence GTGACCGGTATCAATCTCACGATCGTCAATGTCGCACTGCCGTCGATCGGCCGGGACCTGCATGCCTCGGTCAGCAGCCTGCAGTGGGTGGTCTCCACCTACTCCCTGGTCATGGCCTGCCTGCTCCTGTTGTCCGGGTCGATGGCAGACCGCTTCGGCCGCAGGAGGATGTTCCAACTCGGCCTGGTGCTGTTCGCCCTCGGTTCCGCGTTGTGCGGGCTCGCGCCCAACGTCGGATGGCTGATCTTCTTCGTCGGAGTGCAAGCGGTGGGCGGATCGATGCTCAACCCGGTCGCGATGTCGATCATCGTGAGCGTCTTCACCGACCGCGCCGAACGGGCGCGAGCGATCGGAGTATGGGGGTCGGTGATCGGGATCACCATCGCGGTCGGTCCCGTGCTGGGCGGCGTGCTGGTCAGCGGCCTCGGCTGGCGGTCGGTGTTCTGGATCAGCGTCGTGATCGGAATCGTCGCCGTCATCCTCTCCCTGCGGTTCGTCCCGGAGTCCAGGGCCGCCCGAGCCCGCGCCTTCGACCCGTTCGGCCAGACGCTGATCATCGTCCTGTTCGCGTCGATCATCGCTGCGACGATCGAGGGCCCGCGCCGCGGCTGGGCTGACCCCTGGATCATCGGGCTGTTCGTGCTCGCCGCCCTGGCCTTCGTCGGGATGCTTCTCATCGAGCCCCGTCGATCAGAGCCGCTGATCGACCTGCGGTTCTTCCGCAGCCTTCCGTTCTCTGGCGCGAACGTGATCTCCATGGTGATGACCGCCGGTCTCGGCGGATTCCTGTTCCTCACCACCCTCTACCTGCAGGACGTCCGCCATGTGACCCCCCTGCGAGCTGGGCTGATGATCATCCCGATGGCCGTGGGCCAGGCCGTTGCCGCCAATCTCTCCGGCCGGCTCGTCGCCTCGCGCGGCGACCGCCTTCCGCTGACCTTGGGCGGCGCTCTCCTCGCTATCGGCGCTTTCCTGCTCGTCCCCCTGACTGCGCACACCGAGATCGCCTACCTGCTGGCGGCCTACGCCGTCTTCGGCCTCGGCGTCGGCATGATCAGCCCGCCGGTCAGCCACACCGCCGTCTCGGGGATGCCCCTCGACCAGGTCGGCGTCGCCGGGGCTCTCGCGGCCAGCGCCCGTCAGTTCGGCAGCGCCATCGGCGTCGCCGTCACCGGATCGCTTGTGGCCGGCACCGGGACCGGCTTCATCGACTCGAGTCACACCGCATGGATCGTTCTCGGAAGCTGCGGACTCCTCGTGCTGGTGTTGGCTCTCGCCTCCACTAGCGGCCGGGCCAAAGCCGCCGCAGCCCGCAACGGCGAACGCCTCGCCATGCGGCTCGGTTGA
- a CDS encoding fructosamine kinase family protein, giving the protein MTEVEAFDPALLPDGLVVRSARPVAGGSANPVWWCELDDGREVVVKVARETQPDLSEIEAEGLAALSAQGGLATPRVVTFSPRALVLEAVGTGELPPGDARFWADAGRAVARLHAVRSERFGWQRDGWLGRFRQRNTWDADGHRFFAENRILSFLDKPGAEAALDADDRAGLERVCAKLRELVPDTGASLTHGDLWRNNLIAGNAGEPVFIDPAVSYVWPEVDVAMMLFEGDVPDSFFAAYQELRPLHPDWREHARILHLREWLSMVATFGPDPERVPKIRAVIRDYA; this is encoded by the coding sequence GTGACCGAGGTCGAGGCGTTCGACCCGGCGCTGCTGCCCGACGGTCTGGTCGTGCGCAGCGCCCGCCCTGTGGCCGGCGGCTCGGCCAACCCGGTGTGGTGGTGCGAGCTCGACGATGGCCGCGAGGTCGTGGTCAAGGTCGCACGCGAGACGCAACCCGATCTCAGCGAGATCGAGGCGGAGGGCCTCGCGGCGCTGAGCGCGCAGGGCGGCCTCGCGACCCCGCGGGTGGTCACCTTCTCGCCGCGCGCACTGGTGCTCGAAGCGGTCGGCACCGGCGAGCTGCCGCCCGGCGACGCCCGGTTCTGGGCGGATGCCGGGCGTGCCGTCGCCCGCCTGCACGCCGTGCGCAGCGAGCGCTTCGGGTGGCAGCGGGACGGCTGGCTCGGGCGATTCCGGCAGCGCAACACGTGGGATGCCGACGGCCACCGCTTCTTCGCCGAGAACCGCATTCTGAGCTTCCTCGACAAGCCGGGGGCCGAGGCCGCCCTCGATGCGGACGACCGGGCGGGCCTCGAGCGCGTCTGCGCGAAGCTGCGGGAGCTCGTGCCCGACACCGGTGCGTCGCTCACCCACGGCGATCTGTGGCGCAACAACCTGATCGCGGGAAACGCCGGGGAGCCGGTGTTCATTGATCCTGCCGTGAGCTACGTGTGGCCGGAGGTCGATGTCGCGATGATGCTCTTCGAGGGCGACGTTCCCGACAGCTTCTTCGCCGCCTATCAGGAGTTGCGCCCTCTCCACCCCGACTGGCGCGAGCACGCGCGCATCCTGCATCTGCGCGAGTGGCTATCGATGGTCGCGACGTTCGGGCCGGACCCCGAGCGCGTGCCGAAGATCAGAGCCGTCATCCGCGACTACGCGTAG
- a CDS encoding TetR/AcrR family transcriptional regulator produces the protein MTATARPAGARAAGLTRDQIIDAAIELLDDSGDAGLTFRALALKLHTGHGAIQWHVTNKSELLVAATVATLTRALTEPVPDASPREIIRAIGLGVFTAIEAHPWLGSQLFATPWQSAMVQLWEQIGRPVEALGVPSDALFTAVSTLVNYIVGVGSQNAVNTHILAAGADRETFLNTVADRWESFDLREGSLISRLAAQLRVHGDREEFLAGIDIILAGLEATYRPA, from the coding sequence ATGACCGCCACAGCCCGTCCCGCTGGGGCTCGAGCAGCCGGGCTCACCCGCGACCAGATCATCGATGCTGCGATCGAGCTGCTCGACGACTCCGGCGACGCCGGCCTCACCTTCCGCGCTCTCGCGCTCAAGCTGCACACCGGCCATGGGGCGATCCAGTGGCACGTCACGAACAAGTCCGAGCTCCTCGTGGCCGCCACCGTCGCTACTCTCACCCGCGCTCTGACCGAGCCGGTGCCGGACGCGTCACCTCGCGAGATCATCCGTGCCATCGGCCTTGGCGTCTTCACCGCGATCGAGGCTCATCCCTGGCTCGGCAGCCAGCTGTTCGCGACCCCGTGGCAGTCGGCCATGGTCCAGCTGTGGGAGCAGATCGGACGTCCGGTCGAGGCGCTCGGCGTCCCCTCCGACGCGCTCTTCACCGCCGTCTCGACGCTCGTGAACTACATCGTCGGCGTCGGAAGTCAGAACGCAGTGAACACGCATATCCTCGCCGCTGGCGCCGACCGAGAGACGTTTCTCAACACCGTCGCGGACCGCTGGGAGAGCTTCGATCTTCGCGAAGGCTCACTCATCAGCCGGCTGGCCGCCCAGCTGCGCGTCCACGGCGACCGTGAGGAATTCCTCGCCGGGATCGACATCATCCTCGCGGGACTCGAAGCGACCTACCGACCAGCGTGA